In a genomic window of Sinorhizobium meliloti:
- the tnpB gene encoding IS66 family insertion sequence element accessory protein TnpB has product MVQETLKRDPISGPLFVFRGWSGGLIKVIWHDGQGAKAHLKRRRQQRVAIGDRQIVPPIGRYTHYGLSVTGVRLAATHRNYCWRARVF; this is encoded by the coding sequence ATGGTACAGGAGACCTTGAAGCGCGATCCGATAAGCGGCCCTCTTTTCGTCTTCCGGGGCTGGAGCGGCGGCTTGATCAAGGTGATTTGGCACGATGGCCAGGGTGCGAAGGCTCACCTTAAGCGAAGGCGTCAGCAACGCGTCGCGATTGGCGATCGCCAAATCGTTCCTCCGATAGGGCGCTACACCCATTACGGGCTGTCTGTGACTGGCGTTCGCTTGGCAGCTACTCACCGGAACTATTGCTGGCGAGCTCGGGTTTTCTAG
- a CDS encoding DUF4112 domain-containing protein — translation MKKQTIPIEQLARLRRIRGLARLMDTALRIPGTRVSLGADSVLGLIPGIGDFGAAAVSLFIVNEARRLGVPNDKLLKMLVNVGFDTVAGSVPVVGDVFDVYFKSNRRNLQLVLDHFGLDHADLDRSR, via the coding sequence ATGAAAAAGCAGACGATACCGATTGAGCAACTCGCACGCCTCCGGCGTATACGGGGCCTGGCCCGGCTTATGGACACGGCGCTCCGAATTCCCGGCACCCGCGTCTCGCTCGGCGCGGACTCCGTGCTCGGCTTGATCCCCGGCATCGGCGATTTCGGCGCTGCGGCGGTCAGCCTCTTCATCGTCAACGAGGCGCGCCGTCTCGGCGTGCCGAACGACAAGCTTCTCAAGATGCTGGTCAATGTAGGATTCGACACGGTCGCGGGAAGCGTCCCGGTGGTCGGCGACGTCTTCGACGTCTATTTCAAGTCCAACCGCCGCAATCTCCAACTGGTGCTCGACCACTTCGGACTCGATCACGCTGATCTTGATCGATCGCGATGA
- a CDS encoding LLM class flavin-dependent oxidoreductase, producing MKFSLFVHMERLDASQAHKTLYEEFVALCEIADQGGMHAIWTGEHHGMEFTIAPNPFVTIADLARRTKSARLGTGTVIAPFWHPIKLAGEAAMTDLICDGRLDIGIARGAYSFEYERLLPGLDAWSAGQRMRELIPAVKGIWAGDYSHNGEFFKFPATTSSPKPLQKPHPPIWVAARDPNSHEFAVANGCNVQVTPLWQDDDEVRSLMGRFNDACAKNPKVERPKIMLLRHTYVGSDEVDIARAAHEMSVYYNYFFAWFKNERPITQGLIERIPDEEIAANAMLSAEAMRRNNVVGAADEVIARIKSYEAMGYDEYSFWIDTGMTFERKKASLERFIAEVMPAFAE from the coding sequence ATGAAATTCTCGCTTTTCGTTCACATGGAGCGCCTGGATGCCTCCCAGGCCCACAAGACGCTGTACGAAGAATTCGTCGCGCTTTGCGAAATCGCCGACCAAGGCGGCATGCACGCGATCTGGACCGGTGAACATCACGGAATGGAGTTCACCATTGCGCCGAACCCCTTCGTGACAATTGCCGACCTTGCCCGCCGCACCAAGTCGGCGCGGCTTGGAACCGGCACGGTTATCGCCCCGTTCTGGCATCCGATCAAGCTCGCGGGCGAAGCCGCGATGACGGATCTCATCTGTGACGGTCGCCTCGACATCGGTATTGCCCGCGGCGCCTATTCCTTTGAATACGAGCGGCTGTTGCCGGGTCTCGACGCCTGGAGCGCCGGGCAGCGCATGCGCGAGCTCATTCCGGCGGTGAAGGGGATTTGGGCGGGTGACTACAGCCACAATGGCGAGTTCTTCAAGTTTCCTGCCACGACCTCGTCGCCGAAGCCGCTGCAGAAACCCCATCCGCCTATATGGGTTGCTGCGCGCGATCCGAACTCGCACGAATTTGCCGTCGCGAACGGCTGCAATGTGCAGGTGACGCCGCTCTGGCAAGACGACGACGAGGTGCGGAGCCTGATGGGACGGTTCAACGACGCCTGCGCCAAGAACCCCAAGGTCGAGCGGCCGAAGATCATGCTGCTGCGTCACACCTATGTCGGCTCCGACGAGGTGGACATCGCACGGGCCGCGCATGAGATGAGCGTCTATTACAACTATTTCTTCGCCTGGTTCAAGAATGAGAGGCCGATCACACAAGGCCTCATCGAGCGGATTCCGGATGAGGAGATTGCCGCCAACGCCATGCTCTCGGCCGAGGCGATGCGACGCAACAACGTCGTTGGTGCAGCCGACGAGGTCATCGCTCGCATCAAGAGCTACGAGGCGATGGGTTATGACGAATATTCCTTCTGGATCGACACGGGCATGACCTTCGAGCGCAAGAAGGCGTCGCTTGAACGCTTCATCGCGGAGGTCATGCCGGCATTTGCGGAGTAG
- a CDS encoding polyamine ABC transporter substrate-binding protein, which translates to MKRIFALTIVAAAMATSAPASAADLVFSSWGGTTQDAQKAAWADKFAEKTGINVLQDGPTDYGKLKAMVEANAVTWDVVDVEGDYAAQAGKKGLLEKLDFSVIDKSKLDPRFVTDYSVGSFYYSFVIGCNKDVVDACPKTWADLFDTEKFPGKRTFYKWSAPGVIEAALLADGVPADKLYPLDLDRAFKKLDTIKGDIIWWSGGAQSQQLLASAEAPFGSLWNGRMTALAQSGINTETSWEQNITAADSLVVPKGTKNKEAAMKFIALATSAEAQAELASLTGYAPINLDSPKMMDPEVAKTLPDAQTASQVNADMNYWAENRDAIGERWYAWQAK; encoded by the coding sequence ATGAAGAGGATATTCGCTTTAACGATCGTCGCCGCCGCCATGGCAACATCCGCGCCGGCATCCGCCGCCGATCTCGTTTTTTCAAGCTGGGGCGGCACGACCCAGGACGCGCAGAAGGCTGCCTGGGCTGACAAGTTCGCGGAAAAGACCGGCATCAACGTGCTGCAGGACGGGCCGACCGACTACGGCAAGCTCAAGGCCATGGTCGAGGCGAATGCCGTCACCTGGGACGTAGTCGACGTCGAGGGCGACTACGCCGCGCAGGCCGGCAAGAAAGGTCTTCTCGAAAAGCTCGACTTCTCAGTTATCGACAAATCGAAACTCGACCCGCGTTTCGTCACCGACTACTCGGTCGGCAGTTTCTATTATTCTTTCGTCATTGGCTGCAACAAGGACGTGGTCGATGCCTGCCCAAAGACGTGGGCCGACCTTTTCGATACGGAAAAGTTCCCCGGCAAGCGCACCTTCTACAAGTGGTCGGCGCCTGGCGTCATTGAAGCAGCGCTTCTCGCGGACGGCGTTCCGGCCGACAAGCTCTATCCGCTCGATCTCGACCGCGCCTTCAAAAAGCTCGACACTATCAAGGGCGACATCATCTGGTGGTCCGGCGGCGCACAGTCGCAGCAGCTCCTTGCCTCTGCTGAGGCGCCCTTCGGCAGCCTCTGGAACGGTCGCATGACCGCGCTAGCCCAAAGTGGCATCAATACCGAAACCTCCTGGGAGCAGAACATCACGGCCGCCGATTCACTCGTCGTGCCGAAGGGAACGAAGAATAAGGAAGCGGCGATGAAGTTCATTGCACTTGCAACATCGGCCGAGGCTCAAGCTGAACTCGCCAGTTTAACCGGCTACGCGCCCATCAATCTGGATTCCCCAAAAATGATGGACCCGGAAGTGGCCAAAACGCTGCCGGACGCGCAGACGGCGAGCCAGGTTAACGCCGACATGAACTACTGGGCAGAAAACCGCGATGCGATTGGTGAGCGCTGGTACGCCTGGCAGGCGAAATAA
- a CDS encoding GntR family transcriptional regulator: MNADLRETDIRVERPAKTLRELALEKVRDAIVDGYFKPGERLVERDLCGQLGVSRTVVREVLRHLESEGLVASLPNKGPIVALLDLDEAKQIYEIRGALEGMAARLCAERRDPAIAEALEASLKGIRESYAAKDMHGVLSQTSAFYQTLFTRVDRHVAWGVVNLLTVRINHLRSMTIKTKNRDVEGPAQMEKIVDAIRRGDGEAACRAALDHVARAAAIAETLIAAQQTGE; this comes from the coding sequence ATGAACGCTGATTTGCGGGAGACCGACATCCGAGTAGAGCGTCCGGCCAAGACATTGAGGGAATTAGCACTCGAAAAGGTCCGGGATGCGATTGTAGACGGCTATTTCAAACCTGGCGAACGTCTCGTCGAGCGTGATCTCTGCGGTCAATTGGGCGTGAGCCGCACGGTCGTCCGTGAGGTGCTACGTCATCTCGAATCCGAGGGGCTCGTAGCGAGCTTACCGAACAAGGGACCGATCGTCGCGCTCCTCGACTTGGATGAGGCAAAGCAGATTTATGAAATCCGTGGTGCCCTCGAAGGAATGGCTGCGCGGTTGTGCGCGGAACGACGCGACCCGGCCATCGCGGAGGCTCTCGAAGCGTCGTTGAAGGGCATCCGCGAGAGCTATGCCGCCAAGGACATGCATGGCGTTCTCAGCCAGACTTCCGCTTTCTATCAAACATTGTTCACCCGGGTTGATCGGCACGTCGCCTGGGGCGTCGTGAATCTTCTGACCGTCCGGATCAACCATCTGCGCTCCATGACGATCAAGACCAAGAATCGCGACGTCGAAGGACCTGCGCAAATGGAAAAAATCGTCGATGCGATCAGAAGGGGCGACGGCGAAGCGGCCTGCAGAGCCGCCCTTGACCATGTCGCCCGCGCCGCTGCCATCGCCGAAACGCTCATCGCCGCTCAGCAGACGGGCGAGTGA
- a CDS encoding flavin reductase family protein, whose protein sequence is MSVEDPRALRDAFGAFATGVTVVTANNPAGRPIGFTANSFTSVSLDPPLLLVCIAKTSRNYETMTGAERFAVNVLSETQKDISNTFARPVEDRFAAVDWRKGPNGCPIFSQVAAWFECSKQELIEAGDHVIMVGRVTAFENSGLNGLGYARGGYFTPRLAGKAVSAAVGGEIRLGAVLEQQGSVYLVGDETLSIPSCTVEGDDPARTLAAHLEQLTGLNVTIGFLYSVYEDKSDGRQHIVYHALASDGAPQRGRFLRPEDAAQAKFYSTATADIINRFVLESSIGNFGMYFGDETGGTVHPIAKKDARS, encoded by the coding sequence ATGAGTGTGGAAGATCCAAGAGCCTTGCGGGACGCCTTTGGCGCCTTTGCGACCGGAGTGACGGTGGTGACGGCGAACAATCCGGCGGGCCGCCCAATCGGTTTTACAGCCAATTCCTTTACGTCGGTCTCGTTGGATCCGCCCCTGCTGCTCGTGTGTATTGCCAAGACCTCGCGCAATTATGAGACGATGACCGGAGCGGAGCGTTTCGCCGTCAACGTCCTGTCCGAAACACAAAAAGACATCTCCAACACCTTCGCCCGGCCGGTGGAGGATCGGTTCGCGGCCGTCGACTGGAGGAAAGGGCCGAATGGTTGCCCGATCTTTTCGCAGGTCGCGGCCTGGTTCGAGTGTTCGAAGCAGGAGCTCATCGAGGCTGGCGATCATGTCATAATGGTTGGGCGCGTAACGGCCTTCGAGAACAGCGGGCTAAATGGCCTCGGCTATGCCCGCGGCGGCTATTTCACGCCCAGGCTGGCGGGCAAGGCCGTTTCCGCGGCCGTCGGGGGCGAAATTCGTCTCGGCGCAGTGCTCGAGCAGCAGGGCTCAGTATATCTCGTGGGCGATGAAACGCTGTCGATCCCGAGTTGCACCGTCGAAGGCGATGACCCCGCCCGGACCCTGGCGGCGCATCTCGAGCAATTGACCGGACTGAACGTCACCATCGGCTTTCTCTATTCGGTCTATGAAGACAAGAGCGATGGACGGCAACACATCGTCTATCACGCATTGGCCAGCGACGGTGCCCCGCAAAGAGGCCGGTTCCTGAGGCCGGAGGACGCCGCCCAGGCGAAATTCTACAGCACCGCGACCGCCGACATCATCAATCGTTTCGTGCTCGAAAGCTCCATCGGCAATTTCGGTATGTACTTCGGCGACGAGACCGGCGGCACGGTTCACCCGATCGCGAAGAAGGACGCGCGCTCATGA
- a CDS encoding NIPSNAP family protein: MFYEIRTYRLKNGAIPAYLQVVEDEGIAIQRRHLGELVAYFFSEIGPINEIVHIWAYASLDDRERRRAALMDDPDWRAFLPKIRDLIEVAENKIMKATRFSPTGGGASPEQPIK; the protein is encoded by the coding sequence ATGTTCTACGAGATCCGCACCTATCGACTGAAGAACGGCGCCATCCCGGCCTACCTGCAGGTGGTGGAGGACGAGGGGATCGCCATCCAGAGGAGGCATCTTGGCGAACTCGTCGCCTACTTCTTCTCCGAGATCGGTCCGATCAACGAGATCGTCCACATCTGGGCTTATGCGAGCCTCGACGACCGTGAGCGGCGCAGGGCGGCACTGATGGACGACCCCGACTGGCGGGCATTCCTCCCCAAGATACGCGACCTTATCGAAGTCGCGGAGAACAAGATCATGAAGGCTACGCGCTTTTCGCCCACCGGCGGCGGCGCATCACCAGAACAACCAATCAAGTAA
- a CDS encoding type II toxin-antitoxin system HipA family toxin, with the protein MPKVTVLDVRLYGEPVATLTNLQDGRTIFAFNDAYIEDEKRPTLSLSLKDPFGALITKFRPYNMVVPPFFSNVLPEGPLRKYLADRAGVKPSREFFLLWMLGRDLPGAVTVHPSEGDDAPPNDGQAIVEARPNALRFSLAGVQLKFSAFKNDKKGGGLTIPAEGTGGSWIVKLPSQQYSGVPENEFAMMTIARLMGMDVPELQLVDLDAVSGLPQGVGELHGQALAIKRFDRTPEGAVHIEDFAQVFGVFPDHKYDKGNYRVIGRVLGIETSTADVAEFIRRLVFSTLIGNGDMHLKNWSLIYPDRRTPALSPAYDLLSTIPYIEGEDTAALNFSRTKKMAALSKDELAHLAAKAELSEKLVIDTARETVERFRAAWDAEKKNLPMAAKVADTIDTHAPTVELYREFAK; encoded by the coding sequence ATGCCTAAGGTCACGGTACTCGATGTCAGGCTTTATGGGGAACCGGTTGCGACCCTGACGAATCTGCAGGACGGGCGCACCATCTTCGCGTTCAACGATGCTTATATCGAAGACGAAAAGCGGCCGACGCTTAGCCTGTCCCTGAAAGACCCGTTCGGGGCGCTCATCACGAAGTTCAGGCCGTACAATATGGTAGTCCCGCCCTTCTTCTCGAACGTACTGCCGGAAGGACCGCTGCGCAAATACCTCGCTGATCGTGCGGGTGTGAAGCCGTCGCGGGAATTCTTCCTGCTCTGGATGCTCGGCCGCGACCTGCCTGGGGCTGTGACGGTGCATCCCTCCGAAGGGGATGACGCGCCTCCGAATGACGGGCAGGCTATCGTCGAAGCGCGGCCGAACGCGCTGCGCTTTTCGCTGGCGGGTGTGCAGCTAAAGTTCTCGGCCTTTAAGAACGACAAAAAGGGCGGCGGCTTGACCATTCCGGCCGAGGGCACGGGTGGCTCGTGGATCGTGAAGTTGCCGTCTCAGCAATATAGCGGCGTGCCCGAGAATGAGTTCGCGATGATGACCATCGCCCGCCTGATGGGTATGGACGTGCCTGAGCTCCAGCTGGTTGATCTCGACGCCGTAAGCGGTCTTCCGCAGGGGGTGGGTGAACTGCACGGGCAGGCGCTGGCGATCAAGCGTTTTGACCGCACGCCGGAGGGAGCGGTGCATATCGAGGACTTTGCGCAAGTCTTCGGCGTCTTTCCCGACCACAAATACGATAAGGGCAATTACCGGGTGATCGGCCGCGTGCTGGGGATCGAAACCAGCACGGCCGACGTGGCGGAGTTCATCCGGCGTCTAGTCTTCAGCACGCTAATCGGCAATGGCGACATGCACCTGAAGAACTGGTCGCTCATCTATCCTGATCGCCGCACCCCTGCACTCTCGCCAGCGTATGACTTGTTGTCGACTATCCCTTACATCGAGGGGGAAGATACGGCGGCGCTCAATTTCTCCCGCACAAAAAAGATGGCAGCGCTGTCGAAGGACGAGCTGGCGCATCTGGCTGCGAAAGCGGAGCTTTCCGAAAAGCTGGTGATCGACACGGCGCGCGAGACGGTTGAACGTTTTAGGGCGGCATGGGATGCGGAAAAGAAAAACCTGCCGATGGCCGCCAAGGTCGCTGACACGATCGATACGCACGCACCGACGGTCGAGCTGTATCGTGAGTTCGCGAAGTAG
- a CDS encoding amino acid synthesis family protein has product MPVQIRKTLLQIETTLIEGGKATPQPLKLFSALAVVKNPWAGRGFVEDLKPEIHAAAPVLGELLTRMIIEAVGSGEAVEGYGKAAVVGLDGEIEHASALIHTLRFGNHYRQAVGAKSYLAFCNTRGPANATVMIPLMDKNDEGRRSHYLTIQTAMPDAPAADEIVVALGASVSGRPHHRIGDRYQDLKDLGQDAANPAGV; this is encoded by the coding sequence ATGCCCGTTCAGATTCGCAAGACGCTCCTCCAGATCGAAACGACCTTGATCGAGGGAGGCAAGGCCACCCCGCAGCCGTTGAAGCTGTTTTCGGCGCTGGCGGTGGTGAAAAATCCGTGGGCGGGGCGGGGTTTCGTGGAAGACCTCAAGCCGGAGATCCATGCGGCAGCACCTGTGCTTGGGGAGCTCCTGACCAGAATGATTATCGAGGCCGTGGGCTCAGGCGAAGCGGTCGAAGGCTACGGCAAGGCCGCCGTTGTGGGGCTTGACGGTGAGATCGAGCATGCCTCGGCACTCATCCATACGCTGCGCTTCGGCAATCACTATCGCCAAGCGGTCGGCGCCAAGTCGTACCTCGCCTTCTGCAATACGCGCGGCCCCGCCAATGCCACCGTCATGATCCCACTGATGGACAAGAACGATGAGGGTCGCCGTTCTCACTACCTGACGATTCAGACGGCGATGCCCGATGCGCCGGCCGCCGATGAAATCGTCGTGGCTCTTGGCGCATCGGTTAGCGGACGCCCGCACCATCGGATAGGCGACCGCTATCAGGATCTGAAGGACCTCGGCCAGGACGCCGCCAATCCGGCCGGCGTGTAA
- a CDS encoding aldehyde dehydrogenase produces the protein MQRFQCYINGEFADGEVRFESIDPATGRAWAEMPEAREADVDRAVEAACNALHDGPWHKFSATQRGKLLYKLADLVAENAGKLAELETRDTGKVIRETSAQIAYVADYYRYYAGIADKIEGSYLPIDKPDMDVWLRREPIGVVAMVVPWNSQLFLSAVKIGPALAAGCTMVVKASEDGPAPLLEFARLVHEAGFPAGVVNIITGFGPSCGAALSRHPQVDHIAFTGGPETARHVVRNSAENLASTSLELGGKSPFIVFADADLESAANAQVAGIFAATGQSCVAGSRLIVEKSVKDRFLRILKAKAESIRIGSPLDMATEVGPLATERQRDHVEALVARSLSAGAGLVTGGTAPEGDGFYFRPTILDCDGSASPSLDNEFFGPVLSVLSFETEAEALRLANDTRYGLAAGVFTQNLTRAHRLMKGIRAGIVWVNTYRAVSPIAPFGGFGLSGHGREGGLEAALDYTRTKTVWLRTSDDPIPDPFVMR, from the coding sequence ATGCAGCGCTTCCAGTGTTACATCAACGGTGAATTCGCGGACGGCGAAGTCCGGTTCGAAAGCATCGACCCTGCCACCGGCCGTGCCTGGGCGGAGATGCCGGAGGCGCGAGAAGCGGACGTCGATCGTGCCGTCGAGGCTGCGTGCAACGCCCTCCATGACGGGCCCTGGCACAAATTTTCCGCCACGCAGAGAGGCAAGCTCCTCTACAAGCTTGCCGATCTCGTTGCAGAAAATGCCGGCAAGCTCGCCGAACTCGAGACGCGCGACACGGGCAAGGTCATTCGCGAGACCTCGGCGCAAATCGCCTATGTGGCGGATTATTATCGCTATTACGCGGGCATCGCCGACAAGATCGAAGGATCCTATCTGCCGATCGACAAGCCGGATATGGATGTCTGGCTCCGCCGCGAACCGATCGGCGTCGTCGCCATGGTCGTGCCCTGGAACAGCCAGCTTTTCCTCTCGGCGGTGAAGATCGGTCCGGCGCTTGCGGCCGGCTGCACCATGGTGGTGAAGGCTTCGGAGGACGGACCGGCACCGCTCCTCGAATTTGCGCGGCTGGTGCATGAGGCGGGCTTTCCCGCCGGCGTCGTCAACATCATCACCGGCTTCGGCCCCTCCTGCGGCGCGGCGCTCAGCCGACATCCTCAAGTGGACCACATCGCCTTCACCGGTGGGCCGGAGACCGCGCGCCATGTGGTGCGGAATTCGGCGGAGAATCTAGCCTCGACCTCGCTTGAGCTCGGCGGCAAGTCGCCCTTCATCGTCTTCGCCGACGCCGACCTCGAAAGCGCCGCCAACGCGCAGGTCGCCGGAATCTTTGCCGCGACGGGACAGAGCTGTGTCGCGGGCTCGCGGCTGATCGTCGAAAAGAGCGTCAAGGATCGCTTCCTGCGGATCCTCAAGGCCAAGGCGGAGTCGATCCGGATCGGAAGCCCTCTCGATATGGCGACGGAGGTCGGCCCGCTCGCGACTGAGCGCCAGCGCGACCATGTAGAAGCACTGGTCGCCCGCTCGCTCAGCGCCGGCGCCGGGCTCGTGACCGGCGGCACCGCGCCTGAAGGTGATGGCTTCTATTTTCGCCCGACCATTCTCGATTGCGACGGTAGCGCCTCGCCGTCGCTCGATAACGAGTTCTTCGGTCCCGTACTCTCGGTCCTGTCCTTCGAAACCGAGGCCGAAGCTCTGCGTCTCGCCAACGACACGCGCTACGGGCTTGCGGCCGGTGTCTTTACGCAGAACCTCACGCGGGCGCACCGGTTGATGAAGGGGATCCGCGCTGGGATCGTCTGGGTCAACACCTACCGGGCGGTGTCCCCGATCGCGCCCTTCGGCGGTTTCGGGCTCTCCGGCCATGGGCGCGAGGGCGGCCTCGAAGCCGCGCTCGACTACACGCGGACGAAGACCGTCTGGCTCAGGACGTCGGACGATCCGATCCCAGACCCGTTCGTGATGCGGTGA
- a CDS encoding alpha/beta hydrolase: MQTVTSNTSGEGGTALPRKTTVRGAAYLEAGEGEPLILIHGVGMRLEAWAPQIEAFAKTHRVIAVDMPGHGGSEKIAAGSTVRDFVDWFGRFLDDIGIDRANLAGHSMGALISGGAAATFANRITRVAYLNGVYRRDPAAKAAVLARAAAIRTSGVDTAGPLLRWFGDDPQSQRARELTRVWLEVVDPEGYAIAYTAFANGDEAYADCWPSVTCPALFLTGSGDPNSTPEMAEQMASLTPNGWARVVDGHRHMVNLTAPESVNALMAEWLNYREEPA, from the coding sequence ATGCAGACGGTCACATCAAATACGTCCGGGGAGGGCGGCACTGCGCTGCCGCGCAAGACGACTGTGCGCGGAGCCGCCTACCTCGAAGCCGGTGAGGGCGAGCCGTTGATCCTCATTCACGGCGTCGGCATGCGCCTCGAGGCCTGGGCGCCGCAGATCGAAGCCTTCGCCAAGACCCATCGCGTCATCGCGGTGGACATGCCCGGGCATGGCGGGAGCGAGAAAATAGCGGCGGGTAGCACGGTGCGCGACTTCGTCGACTGGTTCGGCCGCTTTCTGGACGATATCGGTATTGACCGTGCGAATCTCGCGGGGCACTCGATGGGTGCGCTGATTTCCGGCGGCGCGGCGGCAACCTTCGCCAACCGCATCACGCGTGTCGCTTATCTCAACGGCGTTTACCGCCGCGATCCCGCGGCAAAGGCGGCCGTTCTGGCCCGCGCAGCGGCAATCCGAACAAGCGGCGTGGACACGGCGGGACCGTTGCTGCGATGGTTCGGCGATGATCCGCAGAGCCAGCGAGCACGGGAATTGACCCGCGTGTGGTTAGAGGTGGTCGATCCGGAAGGCTACGCGATCGCTTATACCGCCTTTGCAAACGGCGACGAGGCCTATGCCGATTGCTGGCCTTCCGTCACTTGCCCCGCCCTTTTCCTCACGGGTTCGGGAGACCCGAATTCGACACCGGAAATGGCTGAGCAGATGGCGTCGCTGACGCCGAACGGATGGGCTCGCGTCGTCGATGGTCACAGACATATGGTCAATTTGACCGCGCCTGAAAGTGTCAATGCGCTGATGGCGGAGTGGCTGAATTACCGGGAGGAGCCGGCATGA